Proteins found in one Bordetella genomosp. 11 genomic segment:
- a CDS encoding polyprenyl synthetase family protein translates to MNLPELIAPVADDMKAVDAVIRARLNSDVVLIRTIGDYIVGAGGKRMRPALLLMIARALGYTGTHHHTLAAVVEFIHTATLLHDDVVDESDLRRGRQTANAVFGNAASVLVGDYLYSRSFEMMVDVDSMRVMAILSQATTVIAEGEVLQLLNVHDPDVSQDRYLQVVRYKTAKLFEAAAQVGAVLAKATPEQEQAAAAYGRHIGTAFQLVDDVLDYGGDAAALGKNVGDDLREGKPTLPLIRVMEVGTPAQRELVRTAIETGHADFEAVAAAIHATDALSHAMEAARAEAELARQALAGYPISVYQQSLLEFCAFAVNRDR, encoded by the coding sequence TTGAATCTCCCCGAGCTTATTGCCCCTGTTGCCGACGACATGAAGGCCGTTGACGCCGTCATCCGGGCCCGGCTGAATTCCGACGTCGTGCTCATCCGGACGATAGGCGACTACATCGTCGGCGCCGGCGGCAAGCGCATGCGCCCCGCCTTGCTGCTGATGATCGCCCGCGCCCTGGGCTACACCGGCACCCATCACCATACCCTGGCCGCGGTGGTCGAATTCATCCACACCGCGACCCTGCTGCATGACGACGTGGTCGACGAATCCGACCTGCGGCGCGGGCGCCAGACGGCCAACGCGGTCTTTGGCAACGCCGCCAGCGTGCTGGTGGGCGACTACCTGTATTCGCGTTCCTTCGAAATGATGGTCGATGTCGACTCGATGCGGGTCATGGCCATCCTGTCGCAGGCCACCACGGTCATCGCCGAAGGCGAGGTCCTGCAACTGTTGAACGTGCACGATCCGGATGTCTCGCAGGACCGCTATCTGCAGGTGGTCCGCTACAAGACGGCCAAGCTGTTCGAGGCGGCCGCGCAGGTGGGCGCGGTGCTGGCGAAGGCCACGCCGGAACAGGAACAGGCCGCCGCCGCCTACGGCCGCCATATCGGCACGGCCTTCCAGCTGGTCGACGACGTCCTGGACTATGGCGGCGACGCCGCCGCGCTGGGCAAGAACGTCGGCGACGACCTGCGCGAGGGCAAGCCCACCTTGCCGTTGATACGCGTGATGGAGGTCGGTACGCCGGCGCAGCGCGAACTGGTGCGGACCGCCATCGAAACCGGACACGCCGACTTCGAAGCCGTCGCCGCCGCCATTCACGCCACCGATGCCCTGAGCCACGCCATGGAAGCCGCCCGCGCGGAAGCCGAATTGGCGCGGCAGGCGCTGGCTGGCTATCCCATTTCCGTTTATCAGCAATCCCTGCTAGAATTCTGCGCTTTCGCGGTAAACCGCGATCGATGA
- the rplU gene encoding 50S ribosomal protein L21: MYAVIKTGGKQYRVAAGEKLKVEQIPADIGQEITLDQVLSVGEGDQLKVGTPIVAGAVVKATVLAHGRHDKVTIFKMRRRKHYQKHQGHRQNYTEIRIEAITA, translated from the coding sequence ATGTACGCGGTCATAAAAACCGGCGGCAAGCAGTATCGTGTCGCAGCCGGCGAAAAACTCAAGGTAGAACAGATACCTGCTGACATTGGGCAAGAAATCACCCTGGACCAGGTTCTGTCCGTGGGCGAAGGCGACCAGCTGAAAGTTGGTACGCCCATCGTCGCCGGCGCCGTGGTCAAGGCGACCGTTCTTGCGCATGGCAGGCATGACAAGGTCACGATCTTCAAGATGCGCCGTCGCAAGCACTATCAGAAGCATCAGGGCCACCGTCAAAACTACACCGAAATCCGCATCGAGGCCATTACGGCCTGA
- a CDS encoding ABC transporter substrate-binding protein, translating into MLFPRHALALLCASVGIAAAVPAQAQTLKIALSAEPTSADPHYHKMSANDAFSAHVYSSLIGRDADMNLVPALATSWKNLDDLTWEFKLRHDVTFSNGKPFTSQDVLFTICRTLNNETNISRSYATLTQMFADVQTPDDYTVIIKTRQPLPVMPAEIARSLPIIWNGIVPHGKLTFAPKEGCGVTGPWPTVVDFNNGKDAIGTGPYVLKSYVKGTGIELVRNEHYWGPKPYWKEVKMVPVPNAGPRMTGLLSGDFDLIENPAARDIPRLKENPKFAYVATPSTRLVFFQPDVGRDPSPQVKAPNGKNPLQDLRVRQAINMAIDRKAITQRIMDGMATPAYQYMPDGMFGGLAHAPEIKYDPAGAKKLLAEAGYPDGFELTLSSTNDRYINDGQVAQAVAQYLSRIGIKTNVDAMTASIYFPKRAKREFSFSMGGWPSEVGEASALFQLWVTSLDAAKSLGTSNYGGYSNPAFDKVYREAATTVDADKRRKLLEESTKIALADVPLIPLHFESTLWAYRKGIVYEGRRDQFTLAMSAKPAGK; encoded by the coding sequence ATGCTGTTTCCCCGCCATGCCCTGGCGCTGCTGTGCGCCAGCGTCGGTATCGCCGCGGCCGTCCCGGCCCAGGCCCAGACCTTGAAGATCGCGCTATCGGCCGAGCCGACCTCCGCGGACCCGCACTATCACAAGATGTCGGCGAACGATGCCTTTTCGGCACACGTCTACAGCTCGCTGATCGGACGCGACGCGGATATGAATCTGGTACCGGCGCTTGCCACATCCTGGAAGAACCTGGATGACCTGACCTGGGAATTCAAGCTGCGCCACGACGTGACCTTTTCCAACGGCAAGCCGTTCACGTCGCAGGACGTGCTGTTCACGATCTGCCGCACGCTGAACAACGAGACGAATATTTCCAGGTCGTATGCCACGCTGACGCAGATGTTCGCCGATGTGCAGACGCCGGACGACTACACGGTCATCATCAAGACGCGCCAGCCGCTGCCGGTGATGCCGGCGGAGATCGCCCGCTCGCTGCCCATCATCTGGAACGGCATCGTGCCGCACGGCAAACTGACGTTCGCGCCCAAGGAAGGCTGCGGCGTGACGGGCCCCTGGCCCACCGTGGTCGACTTCAACAACGGCAAGGACGCGATCGGCACCGGCCCATACGTCCTGAAGTCCTACGTGAAGGGCACGGGCATCGAACTGGTGCGCAACGAGCATTACTGGGGCCCCAAGCCGTACTGGAAAGAAGTCAAGATGGTGCCCGTGCCCAATGCCGGTCCGCGCATGACCGGCCTGCTCTCGGGCGATTTCGACCTGATCGAAAACCCGGCGGCGCGCGACATCCCCCGCCTGAAGGAGAATCCCAAGTTCGCCTATGTGGCCACCCCGTCGACCCGGCTGGTGTTCTTCCAGCCCGATGTGGGCCGCGATCCCAGCCCGCAGGTAAAGGCGCCCAACGGCAAGAATCCGTTGCAGGATCTGCGCGTGCGCCAGGCCATCAATATGGCGATCGACCGCAAGGCCATCACGCAGCGCATCATGGACGGCATGGCGACGCCCGCCTATCAATACATGCCGGACGGCATGTTCGGCGGCCTGGCCCATGCGCCGGAGATCAAATACGACCCCGCCGGGGCGAAGAAGCTGCTGGCCGAGGCCGGCTATCCCGATGGCTTCGAGCTGACGCTGTCCTCGACCAACGACCGCTATATCAATGACGGCCAGGTCGCGCAGGCGGTCGCACAGTACCTGTCGCGCATCGGCATCAAGACCAATGTCGATGCGATGACCGCGTCTATTTACTTTCCCAAGCGGGCCAAGAGGGAGTTCAGCTTTTCGATGGGCGGCTGGCCGTCGGAAGTCGGCGAGGCATCGGCGCTGTTCCAATTGTGGGTAACGTCGCTGGACGCGGCGAAGTCCCTGGGGACCAGCAACTACGGCGGCTATTCCAATCCGGCATTCGACAAGGTCTACCGGGAAGCCGCGACCACCGTGGACGCCGACAAGCGGCGCAAGCTGCTGGAGGAATCGACGAAGATCGCGCTGGCCGATGTGCCGCTGATCCCGCTGCACTTCGAAAGCACGCTGTGGGCTTACCGCAAGGGCATCGTCTACGAAGGCCGCCGCGACCAGTTCACGCTGGCCATGTCGGCGAAACCGGCCGGCAAATAA
- the proB gene encoding glutamate 5-kinase, translated as MSADTTAVSVIASATRLVAKVGSTLVTNEGRGLDRAAVAHWAQQIAALRQQGRQLVLVSSGAIAEGMARLGWRKRPSAMHELQAAAAVGQMGLAQAYEAAFAEYGLRTAQILLTHEDLADRRRYLNARSTLFALLRMGVVPIVNENDTVVTDEIRFGDNDTLGALVTNLIEADALVILTDQRGLYEADPRKDPNARFVSHAQAGDPALEAMAGGAGSGIGTGGMLTKVLAAKRAAHSGAHTVIASGRERDVLVRLSRGECIGSELRAVLPVWSARKQWLADHLRLRGRVVLDEGAVRALRQEGKSLLPIGVVDVQGDFERGDVVACVDAAGQECARGLVNYSAADARRIMRQPSSRIEALLGSMTEPELVHRDNLVVL; from the coding sequence ATGTCCGCCGACACCACTGCCGTATCCGTCATCGCCTCCGCCACCCGGCTGGTCGCCAAAGTAGGATCCACGCTCGTCACCAACGAAGGCCGCGGGCTGGATCGCGCCGCCGTCGCGCACTGGGCCCAGCAGATCGCCGCACTGCGCCAGCAGGGCAGGCAACTGGTGCTGGTCTCCAGCGGCGCCATCGCCGAGGGCATGGCCCGGCTGGGCTGGCGCAAGCGCCCGTCGGCCATGCACGAACTGCAGGCCGCCGCCGCCGTGGGACAGATGGGATTGGCCCAGGCCTATGAAGCCGCCTTCGCGGAATACGGCCTGCGCACGGCGCAGATCCTGCTGACCCATGAAGACCTGGCGGACCGCCGCCGCTACCTGAACGCGCGCTCGACGCTCTTCGCGCTGCTGCGCATGGGCGTGGTGCCGATCGTCAACGAAAACGACACCGTGGTCACCGACGAGATTCGCTTCGGTGACAACGATACGCTGGGCGCGCTGGTCACCAACCTGATCGAAGCCGATGCGCTGGTCATCCTGACGGACCAGCGCGGCCTGTACGAAGCCGATCCGCGCAAGGATCCCAACGCCCGCTTCGTCTCGCATGCCCAGGCCGGCGACCCCGCGCTGGAAGCCATGGCCGGCGGCGCGGGCAGCGGCATCGGCACCGGCGGCATGCTGACCAAGGTATTGGCGGCCAAGCGCGCGGCGCACAGCGGCGCGCACACGGTCATCGCATCCGGCCGCGAACGCGACGTGCTGGTGCGCCTGTCGCGGGGCGAATGCATAGGCAGCGAGCTGCGCGCGGTATTGCCCGTCTGGTCGGCGCGCAAGCAATGGCTGGCCGACCATCTACGCCTGCGCGGCCGGGTCGTGCTGGACGAAGGCGCCGTGCGCGCGCTGCGGCAGGAAGGCAAAAGCCTGCTGCCCATCGGCGTGGTCGACGTGCAAGGAGATTTCGAACGCGGCGATGTGGTGGCATGCGTGGACGCGGCCGGCCAGGAATGCGCACGCGGGCTGGTCAATTATTCCGCGGCCGACGCCCGGCGCATCATGCGCCAGCCCTCGTCGCGGATCGAGGCCCTGCTGGGCAGCATGACCGAGCCCGAGCTCGTGCACCGCGACAACCTGGTGGTGCTTTAG
- a CDS encoding 3-hydroxyacyl-CoA dehydrogenase, with the protein MAGTINIIGIVGAGAMGRGIAQIAAQAGLTVRLYDANADAVAAARGNLEQTWGKLAEKGKLTAQAAQEALARIVPCAGLADLADCQLVVEAIVERLEVKREVFKQLEAVVADDCILASNTSSLSITAIAAACRLPSRVAGYHFFNPVPLMRVVEIVDGLRSDPAVGDALTELARRMGHTPVRARDMPGFIVNHAGRGMNTEGLRVAQESVASFAQIDAIMREQAGFRMGPFELLDLTALDVSHPVMESIYRQFFDEPRFRPSPITTVRLAGGLVGRKAGEGFYRYVDGQKQVPAEPAVPAMPAGLKVWVSGIHPQGHAAVSALLDQMGIERASDSLAPDDALIVVTPYGEDVSTAVFTQGLDPARTVGVDALHGFDPKRRRTVMASPATLPQWRDAAHALFAADGAPVSVIEDSPGFVAQRIVATIVNIACDIAQQRIATAQDIDKAVTLGLGYPMGPLAMGDLLGAARILEILRNMQRVTGDPRYRPSLWLQRRVQLKMSLLEG; encoded by the coding sequence ATGGCAGGGACCATCAACATTATCGGCATCGTCGGCGCGGGCGCCATGGGGCGCGGCATTGCGCAGATCGCGGCGCAGGCCGGGCTGACCGTCCGTTTGTACGACGCGAACGCCGACGCGGTGGCCGCGGCGCGCGGCAACCTGGAGCAGACCTGGGGCAAGCTGGCCGAAAAAGGCAAGCTGACGGCGCAGGCCGCGCAAGAGGCCCTGGCGCGCATCGTTCCGTGCGCCGGACTTGCCGACCTTGCCGATTGCCAACTGGTGGTCGAGGCCATCGTCGAACGGCTGGAGGTCAAGCGCGAGGTCTTCAAGCAATTGGAAGCCGTCGTCGCGGACGATTGCATCCTGGCATCCAACACCTCGTCGCTGTCGATCACCGCCATCGCAGCGGCCTGCCGCCTGCCGTCGCGGGTGGCGGGGTATCACTTCTTCAACCCCGTGCCGCTGATGAGGGTAGTGGAAATCGTCGATGGCCTGCGCAGCGATCCGGCCGTGGGCGATGCCTTGACCGAGCTCGCCCGGCGCATGGGCCATACGCCAGTGCGCGCCCGCGATATGCCCGGTTTCATCGTCAATCACGCGGGCCGCGGCATGAACACCGAAGGCCTGCGCGTGGCGCAGGAATCGGTGGCGTCGTTCGCGCAAATCGATGCCATCATGCGCGAGCAGGCGGGCTTTCGCATGGGGCCTTTCGAACTGCTGGACCTGACCGCGCTGGATGTATCCCACCCGGTGATGGAGTCGATCTACCGGCAGTTTTTCGACGAGCCGCGCTTTCGGCCCTCGCCGATCACCACCGTGCGCCTGGCCGGCGGGCTGGTGGGGCGCAAGGCGGGCGAGGGCTTCTACCGTTATGTGGATGGCCAGAAGCAGGTGCCGGCCGAGCCCGCGGTGCCCGCCATGCCGGCTGGCCTGAAGGTATGGGTGAGCGGCATCCATCCGCAGGGCCATGCCGCGGTATCGGCGCTGCTGGACCAAATGGGCATCGAGCGCGCGTCGGACAGCCTCGCGCCGGATGACGCGCTGATCGTCGTCACGCCGTATGGCGAGGACGTGTCCACTGCCGTATTCACCCAGGGACTGGACCCGGCCCGCACGGTGGGCGTGGATGCCCTGCATGGATTCGATCCGAAGCGTCGCCGTACGGTCATGGCATCGCCGGCGACCTTGCCGCAATGGCGGGATGCGGCGCATGCCCTGTTCGCGGCGGATGGCGCGCCCGTCAGCGTCATCGAGGATTCGCCGGGTTTTGTGGCGCAGCGCATCGTGGCCACCATCGTCAATATCGCCTGCGACATCGCGCAGCAACGCATCGCGACGGCGCAGGACATCGACAAGGCGGTCACCCTGGGCCTGGGCTATCCCATGGGGCCGCTCGCCATGGGGGACCTGCTGGGCGCGGCAAGGATCCTGGAAATCCTGCGCAACATGCAGCGCGTGACCGGCGACCCGCGCTATCGTCCCAGCCTGTGGCTGCAGCGCCGCGTGCAGTTGAAGATGTCGCTGCTGGAGGGGTAA
- the rpmA gene encoding 50S ribosomal protein L27 — translation MAQKKGGGSTRNGRDSESKRLGVKAYGGQLIPAGSIIIRQRGTRVHAGVNVGMGKDHTLYALVDGKVQFATKGALSKKTVSIVAAE, via the coding sequence ATGGCACAGAAAAAGGGCGGCGGCTCTACGCGGAACGGTCGCGATTCGGAATCGAAGCGACTGGGCGTCAAGGCCTACGGCGGTCAACTGATCCCGGCCGGCTCGATCATCATCCGTCAGCGCGGTACCCGCGTTCACGCCGGCGTGAACGTCGGCATGGGCAAGGATCACACGCTGTACGCTTTGGTCGACGGCAAGGTGCAGTTCGCCACCAAGGGCGCGCTGAGCAAAAAGACGGTATCGATCGTCGCCGCCGAATAA
- a CDS encoding CaiB/BaiF CoA transferase family protein encodes MSTRPPPLTGIRVLDLTRVLAGPWCTQNLADLGAEVIKIERPGSGDDTRGWGPPYLKDAEGNETTEAAYYLSANRNKLSVALDIATPRGADLVRQLAMQSDILVENFKVGGLRKYGLDYDSLSRANPRLIYCSITGFGQTGPYASRAGYDFMIQGMGGLMSITGERDDLPGGGPQKAGVAVADLMTGMYSVTGILAALFERERSGLGQHLDMALLDCQVAMLANQNLNYMTSGKAPGRAGNAHQNLVPYQVFAVSDGHMIVAVGNDSQFRAYCGVIGLPELADDPRFATNPKRVVNREALVPILAERMAQGERDHWLAELESVGVPAGPINTLDQVYEDPQVRFREMRRELPHPVAGTVPIGASPLRFSGSPVEYRRAPPMLGEHTEHVLRERLGLSDSDIRALAAGDQ; translated from the coding sequence ATGTCCACTCGTCCTCCTCCCCTGACCGGCATCCGCGTCCTAGACCTGACCCGCGTACTGGCCGGCCCCTGGTGCACCCAGAACCTCGCCGACCTGGGCGCCGAGGTGATCAAGATCGAACGGCCGGGCAGTGGCGACGATACCCGCGGCTGGGGTCCCCCGTACCTGAAGGACGCGGAGGGCAACGAGACTACGGAGGCGGCCTACTATTTGTCGGCCAACCGCAATAAGCTTTCCGTCGCGCTGGATATCGCCACGCCGCGCGGCGCGGACCTGGTCCGGCAGCTCGCCATGCAAAGCGATATCCTGGTCGAAAACTTCAAGGTGGGCGGCCTGCGCAAGTACGGCCTGGACTACGACAGCCTCAGCCGGGCGAATCCCCGCCTGATCTACTGCTCCATCACTGGCTTCGGGCAAACCGGTCCCTATGCCAGCCGTGCCGGCTACGATTTCATGATCCAGGGCATGGGCGGACTGATGAGCATCACCGGCGAACGCGACGATTTGCCGGGTGGCGGTCCGCAAAAGGCCGGCGTCGCGGTGGCGGACCTGATGACCGGCATGTATTCCGTGACCGGCATCCTGGCGGCGTTGTTCGAGCGCGAGCGCAGCGGCCTGGGGCAACACCTGGATATGGCGCTGCTGGATTGCCAGGTCGCCATGCTCGCCAATCAGAACCTGAACTACATGACGTCCGGCAAGGCGCCCGGCCGGGCCGGCAATGCGCACCAGAACCTGGTGCCCTATCAGGTGTTCGCCGTCAGCGACGGCCACATGATCGTCGCGGTCGGCAACGACAGCCAGTTCCGCGCGTATTGCGGCGTGATCGGCCTGCCCGAGCTGGCCGACGATCCGCGTTTCGCCACCAACCCCAAGCGGGTGGTGAACCGCGAAGCGCTTGTCCCGATCCTGGCCGAGCGCATGGCGCAGGGCGAACGCGACCATTGGCTGGCCGAACTCGAAAGCGTCGGTGTGCCGGCCGGCCCCATCAATACGCTGGACCAGGTCTACGAAGATCCGCAAGTCCGCTTTCGCGAAATGCGGCGCGAGCTGCCCCATCCGGTGGCCGGGACGGTGCCGATCGGCGCCAGCCCGCTACGGTTTTCCGGCAGTCCCGTGGAATACCGCCGCGCCCCGCCCATGCTGGGCGAGCACACAGAGCACGTGCTGCGCGAAAGACTGGGCCTGTCGGACAGCGACATCCGCGCATTGGCGGCCGGCGACCAATAA
- the obgE gene encoding GTPase ObgE, producing MKFVDEATIEVIAGKGGNGVASFRREKFIPKGGPDGGDGGRGGSIIAVADRNINTLIDFRYARLHRARNGENGRGSDQYGAAAADIVLRVPVGTIVHDADTGEQLFDLSRHGEEVVLAAGGQGGMGNLHFKSSTNRAPRQWTPGKEGEQRRLRLELKVLADVGLLGLPNAGKSTLISKISNARPKIADYPFTTLHPNLGVVRTSAARSFVVADIPGLIEGASEGAGLGHLFLRHLARTRVLLHLVDVSSPDPEADPIPQAVANARAIVEELRKYDADLAAKPRWLVLNKLDMVPSEDAQALKARFCEQFDWSGPVYTVSGLTGEGTQDLIWALQDYLDAERHKDQVAQDQADGTYVAEDPRFDDTRTDAAPRGGDE from the coding sequence ATGAAATTCGTCGACGAAGCCACCATCGAAGTCATTGCCGGCAAAGGCGGCAACGGCGTGGCGAGCTTTCGCCGCGAAAAATTCATCCCCAAGGGCGGGCCCGACGGCGGCGATGGCGGCCGCGGCGGCAGCATCATCGCGGTGGCCGACCGCAATATCAATACGCTGATCGACTTCCGCTATGCCCGCCTGCATCGCGCGCGCAACGGCGAAAACGGCCGTGGCTCCGATCAGTACGGCGCGGCCGCCGCCGACATTGTGCTGCGCGTCCCCGTGGGCACCATCGTGCACGACGCCGACACCGGCGAACAACTGTTCGACCTTAGCCGGCACGGCGAAGAAGTCGTGTTGGCCGCCGGCGGCCAGGGCGGCATGGGCAATCTGCATTTCAAGTCCAGCACCAACCGCGCGCCGCGCCAATGGACGCCGGGCAAGGAAGGCGAGCAGCGGCGCCTGCGCCTGGAATTGAAAGTACTGGCCGACGTCGGGCTGCTCGGCTTGCCGAACGCCGGCAAGTCGACGCTGATCAGCAAGATTTCGAATGCGCGGCCGAAGATCGCCGATTATCCGTTCACCACCCTGCACCCCAACCTGGGCGTGGTCCGCACGTCGGCGGCGCGCAGCTTCGTCGTGGCGGATATTCCCGGCCTGATCGAAGGCGCTTCCGAAGGCGCCGGCCTGGGCCACCTGTTCCTGCGGCACCTGGCGCGTACCCGGGTGCTGTTGCACCTGGTGGACGTGTCCTCGCCGGACCCGGAAGCCGATCCGATCCCGCAGGCGGTCGCCAATGCGCGCGCCATCGTCGAGGAACTGCGCAAATACGACGCCGATCTGGCGGCCAAGCCGCGCTGGCTGGTATTGAACAAGCTGGACATGGTCCCGTCCGAAGACGCACAGGCGCTGAAGGCGCGGTTCTGCGAGCAATTCGACTGGTCCGGCCCGGTTTACACCGTATCCGGGCTGACGGGCGAAGGCACCCAGGACCTGATCTGGGCGCTGCAGGATTACCTGGATGCGGAAAGGCACAAGGACCAGGTCGCGCAGGACCAGGCCGACGGCACCTACGTCGCCGAAGACCCGCGTTTCGACGATACGCGCACGGACGCCGCGCCGCGCGGCGGTGACGAATAA